One genomic window of Ignavibacteriota bacterium includes the following:
- a CDS encoding squalene/phytoene synthase family protein codes for MNVISTKDDIFELLKPDGGKFGVESLSDSYKFCKKVTYGHYENFPVGSLLIPKYNRNYFYSIYTFSRFADDIADELDYEDKAIKISSLEKLSDMIESYNPDDFIIKNPLLFALRDTILNKELPYEPFRKLITAFIMDSDFSQPESMDDNINYCKYSANPVGELVLRLFDNYDSQTALLSDSICTGLQLVNFWQDISVDIDKKRIYLPNDILQKYDIDKKTLFNSPSEAKLEACLQEIYEKTENFFIFGSELSNYIKNKRLKYEIKLTVESGKFILEKVRKLGIKITFIRPKLNKTDFILLFFKIFFSK; via the coding sequence ATGAATGTTATCAGCACAAAAGATGATATTTTCGAACTTTTGAAGCCGGACGGAGGAAAGTTTGGAGTTGAATCTTTGAGCGATTCATATAAATTTTGCAAAAAAGTTACTTACGGTCATTACGAAAATTTTCCGGTTGGTTCATTATTGATTCCAAAGTATAACCGAAATTATTTTTACTCAATCTATACATTTTCAAGATTTGCAGATGATATTGCTGACGAGCTTGATTATGAAGACAAAGCTATAAAAATATCTTCTCTTGAAAAATTATCTGATATGATTGAAAGTTATAATCCAGACGATTTTATAATAAAAAATCCACTCCTTTTTGCTCTGAGAGATACAATTCTCAACAAAGAATTACCTTACGAGCCTTTCAGAAAGTTAATAACTGCATTTATTATGGACAGCGATTTTAGTCAGCCCGAATCTATGGATGACAACATCAATTACTGTAAATATTCTGCAAATCCGGTTGGGGAATTAGTGCTTAGACTTTTTGATAATTATGATTCGCAAACAGCCTTACTTTCAGATTCGATTTGTACGGGTTTGCAATTAGTAAATTTCTGGCAGGATATTTCTGTTGATATTGATAAAAAAAGGATATACCTTCCGAATGATATTTTACAAAAATATGATATTGACAAAAAAACACTTTTTAACAGCCCGTCGGAAGCCAAACTGGAAGCGTGTTTACAAGAAATTTATGAAAAGACAGAAAATTTTTTTATTTTTGGTAGTGAATTAAGTAACTATATTAAAAACAAAAGATTAAAATATGAAATAAAATTGACAGTAGAAAGTGGCAAGTTTATACTTGAAAAGGTAAGAAAATTAGGAATTAAAATCACTTTCATACGTCCTAAGCTAAATAAGACAGATTTTATACTGTTATTTTTCAAAATATTTTTTTCTAAATAA
- the flhA gene encoding flagellar biosynthesis protein FlhA, producing the protein MAKNNQIEVFNNPTVQKFRNNYGAKISANTDILLAGSVLLVIGLLIIPLPGFMLDLFLTINIAVALLIIMVSLYLRNPLDLASFPTMLLMTTLFRLGLNVASTRLILGEAEAGQVIEAFGQFVIKGNYVVGIIIFLILVIINFVVIIKGSSRIAEVTARFTLDALPGKQMSIDADLNAGYIDEQTARKRRDDLSKEADFFGAMDGAAKFIKGDAIAGLIITAINILGGFAIGVLQRDMAVADAASTYTILTIGDGLVSQIPSLLISIAAGLVVTRSASTDNLDIELGKQFGSNPKPLLMSSAALVGIGLLPGFPFFPFLLLASFTGFAGIYRIQSIKNQDNKKLAEEIKVTEEETKPQEQPVEELLKIDPVEIELGYNLISLVDETQGGDVFKRITNIRRQIATDLGLILPPVRVRDNLQLEPDEYIIKIRSNEIARNILHPNMLLAMNPGTAEGDIPGIKVTEPVFGLPATWISNFERENAEIKGYTVVEAPTVLTTHLTELLRRNAEKLLTRQDVKHLMDNLKDDYPALLEEINPDNLPISTLQKILQRLLSEGIPIRDLPLILESLIEYYKVTKNTDVLTEYVRHNLSETIKKLYQDNNGVIHAISLDAVIEDSMTKALQANNQNALVPSLGLSPDTINSIHQSLSACIDDVTMSGYLPVVICSAQVRPYFYRMIHTTFPMVSVISYSELPAETDIEILSSLRV; encoded by the coding sequence ATGGCTAAAAATAACCAAATCGAGGTGTTTAATAACCCGACGGTACAAAAATTTCGCAACAATTACGGAGCGAAAATAAGCGCAAATACAGATATACTTCTTGCAGGCTCTGTATTGCTTGTAATTGGGTTGTTGATAATTCCGCTTCCCGGCTTTATGCTTGATTTATTTTTGACTATTAATATAGCCGTTGCATTACTAATAATAATGGTCTCCCTTTATCTCAGAAATCCTCTTGATTTAGCATCATTTCCGACAATGCTCCTTATGACCACTCTTTTCAGATTAGGTCTTAATGTTGCCTCAACAAGACTGATTTTGGGTGAAGCAGAAGCTGGTCAGGTTATAGAAGCATTCGGTCAATTTGTGATAAAGGGCAATTATGTAGTTGGTATAATTATATTTTTAATTCTTGTCATAATCAATTTCGTAGTTATAATTAAGGGTTCGAGCCGTATAGCCGAAGTAACTGCAAGATTTACTCTTGATGCACTCCCCGGCAAACAAATGTCAATTGACGCCGACTTGAATGCCGGCTATATAGACGAGCAGACTGCCCGCAAACGAAGAGATGATTTATCCAAAGAAGCCGATTTCTTTGGAGCAATGGATGGTGCAGCAAAATTTATCAAAGGTGATGCAATTGCAGGACTTATAATTACAGCTATAAACATTCTTGGCGGATTTGCGATAGGTGTTTTGCAGCGTGATATGGCTGTAGCTGACGCTGCCTCTACATATACAATACTAACAATTGGTGATGGGCTTGTATCTCAGATTCCTTCACTTTTAATTTCTATAGCAGCAGGTCTTGTAGTAACAAGGTCAGCCTCTACCGATAATCTTGATATAGAGCTCGGTAAACAGTTCGGAAGCAATCCGAAGCCGCTTCTTATGTCGTCAGCTGCATTAGTAGGCATAGGGCTTCTTCCGGGATTTCCGTTTTTTCCTTTTTTATTATTAGCATCATTCACGGGTTTTGCCGGAATTTACAGAATACAATCCATTAAAAATCAGGATAATAAAAAGCTGGCTGAAGAAATAAAAGTCACGGAGGAGGAAACTAAACCGCAAGAACAACCTGTAGAAGAACTGTTGAAAATTGACCCTGTGGAAATTGAACTTGGCTACAATCTTATTTCTCTGGTTGATGAGACTCAGGGAGGGGACGTATTTAAGCGTATAACAAATATCAGACGGCAGATTGCAACAGATTTGGGGCTTATACTACCACCTGTAAGAGTGCGGGACAATCTTCAGCTTGAGCCTGATGAATATATTATAAAGATACGAAGTAATGAAATTGCGAGAAACATTTTGCATCCTAATATGCTGCTTGCTATGAATCCGGGCACTGCTGAAGGCGATATCCCCGGAATAAAAGTAACTGAACCGGTTTTCGGTCTGCCTGCAACATGGATTTCAAACTTTGAAAGAGAAAATGCTGAAATTAAAGGATATACAGTTGTTGAAGCACCTACTGTTTTAACGACACATTTGACAGAACTTCTCAGAAGGAATGCTGAAAAACTACTCACAAGACAAGATGTCAAGCATTTGATGGATAACCTTAAAGATGATTATCCTGCACTTCTTGAAGAAATTAATCCTGATAATTTGCCAATTTCAACATTGCAAAAAATATTACAAAGATTGCTTTCTGAAGGTATTCCAATCAGAGACCTCCCACTAATTCTTGAATCATTAATAGAATATTATAAAGTGACAAAAAATACAGATGTTCTGACTGAATACGTCAGACATAATTTATCCGAAACAATAAAGAAGCTTTATCAGGATAATAACGGAGTAATTCATGCAATTTCGCTGGACGCAGTGATTGAAGACTCAATGACAAAGGCGCTTCAGGCAAATAATCAAAATGCATTGGTTCCTTCACTTGGATTATCACCGGACACAATTAATAGTATTCATCAGAGTTTATCGGCGTGTATTGACGATGTAACAATGAGTGGGTATCTGCCGGTTGTGATATGTTCAGCTCAGGTAAGGCCATATTTTTACAGAATGATTCACACAACTTTTCCAATGGTCAGCGTAATCAGCTATTCAGAACTTCCTGCAGAAACAGATATTGAAATTCTAAGTTCATTAAGAGTATAG
- a CDS encoding rhodanese-like domain-containing protein encodes MLKNIKFWALLLGVMFIVSCSDDDNKTTPTKEESLILAEYIEANGDYINTTAPAMIDAKDVKALMATPGKVLIVDIRTAADFEKGHIEGAVNVTIPEALNYIKTVNAASFDKIVVACYTGQSASYVTSLYRILGYNNAVTLKWGHCSWHKDFDRWTPRIGNSKATMMVQTVTEKPAAGKMPTITTGKSTGKDILEARATSIIAEGYGPASISADDVFANLNNFHIVNYWPNAQYLDPGHIPGAMNYLPKTDLKVMTNLKTLPTDKPIVVYCYTGQTSSHVAAYLRLLGYDAKSLSFGANGMMYDAINGKAGFTTWKESYIEGYDYVK; translated from the coding sequence ATGTTAAAAAACATTAAATTCTGGGCACTCTTATTGGGTGTAATGTTCATCGTTTCTTGTTCTGATGACGACAATAAAACAACCCCTACTAAAGAAGAATCTCTGATTCTTGCTGAGTATATTGAGGCAAATGGTGACTATATTAATACTACTGCACCTGCTATGATAGATGCAAAAGATGTAAAAGCTTTGATGGCTACTCCGGGCAAAGTTCTTATTGTTGACATTAGAACAGCTGCTGACTTTGAGAAAGGTCATATCGAAGGTGCTGTAAATGTTACTATTCCTGAAGCCCTTAACTATATCAAAACTGTTAATGCAGCAAGCTTTGATAAAATCGTTGTTGCATGTTACACAGGTCAATCTGCATCTTATGTAACAAGTCTTTACAGAATTTTAGGTTACAACAATGCTGTAACTTTAAAATGGGGACATTGCTCATGGCATAAAGATTTTGACAGATGGACTCCAAGAATTGGCAATTCTAAAGCTACTATGATGGTTCAAACTGTTACAGAAAAGCCAGCCGCAGGCAAAATGCCTACTATAACTACAGGTAAATCAACCGGAAAAGACATTCTTGAAGCCCGCGCAACATCAATTATCGCAGAAGGTTATGGTCCTGCTTCAATAAGTGCGGATGACGTTTTTGCTAATTTAAACAATTTCCATATTGTTAATTATTGGCCCAATGCACAGTATTTAGACCCTGGTCATATTCCGGGTGCAATGAATTACTTGCCTAAGACAGACTTGAAAGTGATGACAAATTTAAAAACTCTTCCTACTGACAAACCAATAGTTGTTTATTGCTATACAGGTCAGACAAGTTCACATGTCGCTGCTTATTTAAGACTTCTTGGTTATGATGCAAAATCATTATCATTCGGTGCAAACGGTATGATGTATGATGCGATTAATGGAAAAGCCGGCTTCACAACTTGGAAAGAATCTTATATTGAAGGTTACGATTACGTAAAATAA
- a CDS encoding PglZ domain-containing protein produces the protein MDEAKGKILWIDDEIEMLRPHIILLNQRGYDVDSATNGEDAIEMVRNHHYSLIFLDETMVGITGLETLPVLKSIDPTTPVVMVTKNEAESLMEDALGSKIDDYLTKPVNPTQILLAVKKFLESSRLEEEKFTQVYLSGFAELSRKMLDNLSWDDWVEIYTKLVDWSLELDRMPNSALKQTLQDQFRDANAEFSKFVENNYREWITKRYTDADPVMSPHLLDTHLQPLLNDGKSVVMFVVDCMRYDQWLMMQQIISPYYSFKTNFYCAILPTATQFARNSIFSGLFPADIKKHYPQWWSSDTNSEDHKLNAYEKELMEAWLERRRIKIKNKPGYIKIFDTEFGQKIERDMHQFKNNQLTAIVINAVDMIAHSRSDYAILKEIAPDESAYRSLTRSWFQHSSFYGMLKTLSQNKDLKVIVTTDHGAIRCMRGVKVLGDRDTSTNLRYKFGKNVKADNRHAIQLAKPEEFRLPSQGITVNNIIAKEDFYFVYPTDFHHYMNRYRDSFQHGGVSMEEMIVPYIELTPR, from the coding sequence ATGGATGAGGCAAAAGGTAAAATCCTTTGGATTGATGATGAAATTGAAATGCTCAGACCCCACATAATACTTCTGAATCAGCGTGGTTATGATGTTGATTCAGCTACTAACGGCGAAGACGCTATCGAAATGGTCAGAAACCACCACTACAGTTTAATATTTTTAGATGAGACTATGGTTGGCATTACAGGGCTGGAAACACTTCCTGTACTGAAATCAATTGACCCTACAACACCTGTAGTAATGGTAACAAAAAATGAAGCTGAAAGCCTTATGGAAGATGCTTTAGGAAGTAAAATTGATGACTATCTAACAAAGCCTGTCAATCCTACTCAAATCCTGCTTGCAGTAAAAAAATTCCTTGAATCTTCCAGACTGGAAGAAGAGAAATTTACTCAGGTATATTTATCAGGATTTGCAGAATTGTCAAGAAAAATGCTTGATAATCTTAGCTGGGATGATTGGGTGGAGATATATACAAAGCTGGTTGATTGGTCTCTCGAACTTGACCGTATGCCAAATTCAGCTCTAAAGCAAACTCTTCAGGACCAGTTCCGCGATGCAAATGCTGAGTTCTCAAAATTTGTCGAAAATAATTATCGTGAATGGATTACCAAGCGATATACCGATGCTGATCCCGTTATGTCACCACATCTGCTGGATACACATTTGCAACCTCTGCTGAATGATGGCAAAAGTGTCGTAATGTTTGTTGTTGACTGTATGCGCTACGACCAATGGCTTATGATGCAGCAAATAATTTCACCTTATTATTCATTTAAGACAAATTTTTACTGTGCTATACTTCCAACTGCAACCCAATTTGCAAGAAATTCGATTTTCTCGGGGCTTTTTCCTGCTGATATAAAGAAGCATTATCCCCAATGGTGGAGCTCTGATACGAATAGTGAAGACCATAAGCTAAACGCATATGAAAAAGAGCTGATGGAAGCATGGCTTGAAAGAAGAAGAATTAAAATCAAGAATAAACCCGGTTATATAAAGATTTTTGATACTGAGTTTGGTCAGAAAATTGAGCGTGATATGCATCAGTTCAAGAATAATCAGCTTACTGCTATTGTAATTAATGCTGTGGATATGATTGCTCACTCACGTTCGGACTATGCTATTCTAAAAGAAATAGCGCCCGATGAATCTGCCTACCGTTCTCTAACTCGATCGTGGTTTCAGCATTCAAGTTTCTATGGAATGCTCAAAACACTATCACAGAATAAAGATTTGAAAGTAATCGTTACAACTGACCACGGAGCTATTCGCTGTATGCGGGGAGTTAAGGTGTTAGGAGATAGGGATACCTCAACCAATTTAAGGTATAAATTCGGCAAAAATGTAAAAGCTGATAATCGTCATGCTATACAGCTTGCAAAGCCTGAAGAATTTAGATTGCCATCTCAAGGAATTACTGTAAATAATATCATCGCCAAGGAAGATTTCTATTTTGTTTATCCAACTGATTTCCATCATTATATGAATCGCTATCGGGATAGTTTCCAGCATGGTGGAGTTTCGATGGAAGAGATGATTGTCCCATATATCGAATTGACCCCAAGATAA
- a CDS encoding aminotransferase class V-fold PLP-dependent enzyme produces the protein MLMTESFFTKFRNNIIGINSEIDCPDGNSRKILYADWTASGRCYKPIEDIITNKLLPFIANTHTDTNSTGAGMTYAYHKAQKIIKKHVNAGSDDILISAGTGMTGVVNKLQRILGLRVHEKYKSCIDVSPADKPVVFITHMEHHSNQTSWIETIADVVIIEPNAEGLVDLENFANLLEEYSERTLKIAAVTSCSNVTGIFSPYYEIAKIIHKVGGYCFVDFACSAPYINIDMHPEDNDARLDAIYFSPHKFLGGPGSAGVLIFNKALYKNSVPDNPGGGTVEWTNPWMEHKYINDIEMREDGGTPGFLQTMRTALSIKLKEAMGVENILKREHEILEIMWNKLSNIANIHILASNIKERLGVVSFYIDNLHFNLGVKILNDRFGIQTRGGCSCAGTYGHYLLNVNPNQSSQITCKINEGDYSDKPGWIRASIHPTMTDFEINQLCDSIIALAENYEEWSKDYTFDKAKGIIRHISQQEESIIKHIDNAFNEL, from the coding sequence ATGCTTATGACAGAGTCATTCTTTACAAAATTTAGAAATAATATAATTGGCATAAACAGCGAAATTGACTGTCCTGACGGCAATTCGCGAAAAATACTTTATGCAGACTGGACTGCAAGTGGACGATGCTACAAGCCGATTGAAGATATAATTACAAATAAATTACTGCCTTTTATTGCTAATACCCATACTGACACCAACTCAACAGGAGCCGGTATGACATATGCTTATCATAAAGCTCAGAAAATCATCAAAAAACATGTAAATGCTGGTTCTGATGATATCTTGATTTCAGCAGGCACCGGAATGACAGGTGTAGTCAACAAATTACAGAGAATTCTTGGTCTGAGAGTGCACGAAAAGTACAAATCTTGTATTGATGTCTCCCCTGCAGACAAACCAGTTGTTTTCATAACCCACATGGAGCATCATTCCAATCAAACAAGCTGGATAGAAACAATCGCAGATGTTGTTATTATTGAACCTAATGCTGAAGGATTAGTGGATTTGGAGAATTTTGCAAATTTACTTGAAGAGTATTCAGAACGAACTTTAAAAATTGCGGCTGTAACTTCATGCTCAAACGTCACCGGTATTTTTTCTCCTTACTATGAAATTGCAAAAATAATTCACAAAGTCGGCGGATACTGCTTTGTGGACTTTGCATGCTCTGCACCGTATATCAATATAGATATGCACCCTGAAGATAATGATGCCAGACTCGATGCGATATATTTTTCGCCTCATAAATTTTTAGGAGGTCCCGGAAGTGCCGGCGTGTTGATTTTCAATAAAGCTCTGTACAAAAATTCTGTTCCCGATAATCCCGGTGGCGGTACAGTCGAATGGACTAACCCTTGGATGGAGCATAAATATATTAATGATATCGAAATGCGTGAAGATGGCGGTACTCCGGGTTTTTTGCAAACTATGCGTACAGCACTCTCCATCAAATTGAAAGAAGCTATGGGAGTGGAGAATATTCTTAAGCGTGAGCACGAAATTCTTGAAATTATGTGGAATAAACTATCAAATATTGCCAATATTCATATACTTGCTTCTAATATTAAAGAAAGGTTGGGAGTTGTTTCATTTTATATTGATAATTTGCATTTTAATTTAGGTGTTAAAATTTTAAACGACAGATTTGGAATTCAGACCCGCGGAGGCTGCTCCTGTGCCGGTACTTACGGACATTACCTGCTGAATGTGAATCCTAATCAGTCCAGCCAAATCACTTGCAAAATTAACGAAGGTGATTACTCCGACAAACCCGGCTGGATTCGTGCTTCGATTCATCCTACGATGACTGACTTTGAAATCAATCAACTTTGTGACAGTATAATCGCTCTTGCAGAAAATTATGAAGAATGGTCTAAGGATTATACATTCGACAAGGCAAAGGGCATTATAAGACATATTTCTCAGCAGGAAGAATCAATTATTAAGCATATTGACAATGCTTTTAATGAATTATAA
- a CDS encoding phosphoglycerate kinase, protein MINSIHDAYFSGKHVLLRVDLNVPFDNDGNITDDKRIVESLTTIDEIIDKGGIPILLSHLGRPKGKRNSEFSLKPVADYLVSHFGYKVIFADDCIGEAAENAVHEAEPGDIVLLENLRFYNEEEANNSNFASKLAKLGDCYVNDAFGAAHRAHASIEAITKFMPERYAGNLMIKELRYLGNAVDEPRRPFTAVIGGAKISGKIDVINSLLQKCDNIIIGGGMMFTFYKAMGYEIGNSLLEADKVELAKEVIANAKSQGINLLLPSDVVIADKFSNDANYKTVEADSIVAGDIGMDIGEKTIGLYKEFISNSKTVVWNGPMGVFEMPNFAKGTLAVAEALAEATEKGAVTIVGGGDSAAAINQMKYDSKVSHVSTGGGASLEYLEGKVLPGVAALEV, encoded by the coding sequence ATGATAAACTCAATTCATGATGCATATTTTAGTGGTAAGCATGTATTACTTCGTGTGGATTTAAATGTACCTTTTGATAATGATGGTAATATTACTGATGATAAGAGAATTGTAGAATCTCTTACAACAATAGATGAAATCATTGATAAAGGTGGTATTCCTATCCTGTTGTCCCACCTCGGAAGGCCTAAAGGCAAGAGGAATTCAGAATTTTCTCTCAAACCTGTAGCTGATTATTTAGTCAGTCATTTCGGATATAAAGTCATTTTTGCCGACGATTGTATAGGTGAAGCGGCTGAGAATGCAGTCCATGAAGCTGAACCCGGCGATATTGTACTCCTTGAAAATTTGAGATTTTATAATGAAGAAGAAGCAAATAACTCTAATTTTGCTTCTAAACTGGCAAAACTTGGTGACTGCTACGTAAATGATGCATTCGGGGCTGCTCACAGAGCTCATGCAAGCATAGAAGCAATTACTAAATTTATGCCTGAAAGATATGCAGGAAATCTTATGATAAAAGAATTGCGTTACCTTGGAAATGCCGTTGATGAGCCTCGCAGACCATTTACAGCTGTTATTGGCGGAGCAAAAATTTCCGGTAAAATTGATGTTATCAATAGTTTACTTCAGAAATGCGATAATATTATTATCGGAGGTGGTATGATGTTTACTTTTTATAAAGCTATGGGATACGAGATAGGAAACTCTCTTCTTGAAGCCGACAAAGTAGAGCTTGCCAAAGAAGTAATAGCAAATGCAAAATCTCAGGGGATAAATCTTCTTTTGCCAAGCGATGTAGTTATTGCTGATAAATTCAGCAATGATGCTAACTATAAAACAGTTGAAGCAGACTCTATTGTAGCCGGAGATATTGGTATGGATATAGGAGAAAAAACTATAGGATTATACAAGGAATTTATTTCAAATTCAAAAACAGTCGTTTGGAATGGTCCTATGGGTGTATTTGAAATGCCAAATTTTGCTAAAGGTACTTTGGCAGTTGCTGAGGCTCTTGCAGAAGCTACCGAAAAAGGTGCTGTGACAATAGTTGGCGGTGGTGACTCGGCAGCCGCAATTAATCAGATGAAATACGATTCAAAAGTAAGCCATGTTTCAACCGGTGGTGGTGCTTCTCTTGAATATCTCGAAGGAAAAGTTCTTCCCGGTGTTGCGGCATTGGAAGTCTAG
- a CDS encoding squalene/phytoene synthase family protein has protein sequence MDALTQEQLASYEKVDPPNVEKSNFLYSFSLLPKEERMAINTVYAFCSYIDDIVDSTPNINKKAILKKLDRLSWWENEIENIYSGSVKSPVMLPFVGLINRFEIPKQYFLTLIDGVRRDLLQFRYANFDELKDYCYSVASVVGLISIEIFGHKYEETKNYAINLGYALQLTNIMRDVKFDKDRGYIYLPLDELEKFNYSESDIIKEIYNENFVNLMNFQADRAREYYHRARMYLKPDEKTTIVAAEIMDSIYFRLLEKIELQEFDVYGPKKIRVSTAHKLIMTLKHWLSVNMFIRRIKKH, from the coding sequence ATGGATGCATTAACTCAAGAGCAGTTAGCAAGTTATGAAAAGGTTGATCCGCCTAATGTAGAAAAATCAAACTTTTTGTACTCATTTTCCCTTCTTCCTAAAGAAGAAAGAATGGCTATTAATACTGTTTATGCATTCTGCAGTTATATTGATGATATAGTTGACAGCACACCCAATATTAACAAAAAAGCAATTTTAAAGAAACTTGACAGGCTTTCCTGGTGGGAGAATGAAATTGAAAACATTTATTCGGGCTCTGTTAAATCACCTGTGATGTTGCCATTTGTGGGTTTGATTAATCGTTTCGAGATTCCGAAACAATACTTTCTGACTCTGATAGATGGCGTAAGACGCGACCTTTTACAGTTTCGGTATGCAAATTTCGATGAACTTAAAGATTATTGCTACAGCGTAGCAAGCGTTGTAGGACTTATAAGTATTGAAATTTTTGGACATAAGTACGAAGAAACCAAGAATTATGCTATAAATCTTGGTTATGCACTTCAACTTACAAATATTATGCGGGATGTTAAGTTCGATAAAGACCGCGGGTATATTTATCTTCCGCTTGATGAACTTGAAAAGTTCAATTATTCTGAATCAGATATTATCAAAGAAATATATAATGAAAATTTTGTGAACTTGATGAATTTTCAAGCAGATCGTGCAAGAGAATATTACCACAGAGCGAGAATGTATCTTAAACCTGATGAGAAGACAACTATTGTGGCTGCTGAAATTATGGATTCGATTTATTTCAGACTTCTTGAAAAGATTGAACTTCAGGAGTTTGATGTTTACGGACCGAAGAAAATTCGTGTTTCGACAGCGCATAAGCTAATAATGACACTCAAGCATTGGCTGTCTGTCAATATGTTTATTCGCAGAATAAAAAAACATTAA
- a CDS encoding sensor histidine kinase, whose amino-acid sequence MDKKIQAFSINLKQLKKYTYFYSLALTLLAVLMVAANLYIQNSLSEQLTDSEVVNLSARQRALNQTILKDILLVRYDHDRSIKNTVGIRNNFKEWVKNDSLLRIDDEFAFTTDQKYRYNKNLYFELEKSYTELRKYYYDFLQDIENDRHNEPEIYPEWDKRINSLLVIEDRYDRIVDEITYRYATEAKQKVAGLKSISGNLLNIMLIILLIEAFLIFKPIISQFWYTIEQFNEKSIKLFKANEDNTKIFKVIAHDLKNHIAASISSNDMIIEYYDKLPPEKLFSLVSRLRGSLTNLNDILNNLLAWALSQNMELKPRYDNFNIRILADEILSQVTEHALSKQVNLIKKVPETIITADRNMISVIIRNLLLNAIKYCKINNTVELVFEDHGTYYNLMVYDNGIGMTQDKLTRLFMTNAESTKGTKNEKGTGLGLKICKEFAELHKGSIVAESTPGVGTKITVKLPKYRKIQVPVE is encoded by the coding sequence ATGGATAAGAAAATACAAGCTTTTTCAATAAATTTGAAACAGCTCAAAAAATATACATACTTCTACAGCCTGGCACTGACTCTTCTTGCAGTGCTTATGGTAGCGGCAAACCTATATATTCAGAACAGCCTTTCTGAGCAGCTCACAGACTCTGAAGTCGTTAATTTATCGGCACGTCAGAGAGCACTGAATCAAACTATCCTTAAAGACATTCTTCTTGTAAGATATGACCATGACCGTAGTATTAAAAATACTGTAGGAATAAGAAATAATTTCAAAGAATGGGTAAAAAACGATTCGTTATTAAGAATTGATGATGAGTTTGCATTTACTACTGACCAAAAATATAGATATAATAAAAATTTATATTTTGAACTTGAAAAATCTTATACCGAATTAAGGAAATATTATTATGATTTTCTTCAGGATATTGAAAATGACAGGCATAATGAGCCTGAAATCTATCCTGAATGGGACAAAAGAATAAATAGTCTGCTTGTTATTGAAGATAGATATGATCGGATTGTTGATGAAATCACTTACAGATATGCGACTGAAGCAAAGCAAAAAGTAGCAGGTCTTAAGAGCATCAGTGGAAATTTACTGAATATAATGCTCATCATTCTTCTAATCGAAGCGTTTTTGATATTCAAACCAATTATCAGCCAATTCTGGTACACAATTGAACAGTTTAACGAAAAATCTATAAAACTCTTCAAAGCTAACGAAGATAATACAAAGATATTCAAAGTCATTGCTCACGATTTGAAAAATCATATTGCCGCTTCGATTTCAAGTAATGATATGATAATTGAGTATTATGATAAACTCCCACCTGAAAAACTTTTCTCTCTTGTCAGCAGATTAAGAGGTAGTTTGACAAATTTGAATGACATATTGAATAATTTGCTGGCTTGGGCACTTTCGCAAAATATGGAATTGAAGCCAAGATATGATAATTTCAATATTAGAATTTTAGCAGATGAAATATTAAGCCAGGTTACTGAGCACGCTTTATCAAAACAAGTCAATTTAATAAAAAAAGTTCCCGAAACTATTATAACTGCTGATAGAAATATGATTTCTGTAATTATCAGAAATCTTTTGCTGAATGCTATTAAGTATTGTAAAATAAATAATACTGTCGAACTTGTTTTCGAAGACCATGGTACTTATTATAACCTAATGGTTTATGATAATGGTATCGGTATGACTCAAGACAAACTTACAAGACTTTTTATGACAAATGCCGAATCTACAAAAGGTACAAAAAACGAAAAGGGCACCGGACTTGGTCTCAAAATTTGTAAAGAATTCGCAGAACTTCACAAAGGTAGCATAGTTGCTGAAAGCACTCCGGGAGTTGGCACAAAAATTACTGTAAAACTCCCTAAATACAGAAAAATTCAGGTTCCGGTTGAATAA